Proteins from a single region of Gordonia hongkongensis:
- a CDS encoding PLP-dependent aminotransferase family protein — protein MAEKRVNSMADPWAEVAERLGADLFLDLQPDPGAGARGRGATLRRALTEALRSAILDNRLPAGTALPPYRSLAADLGLARGTVSAVYSELIAEGWLTARQGSATRVADGAARPPAIDDPGASTALPALRHDFSLGRPCAGMFPRNDWIRATRRALTETPDDAFGPAHPRGRLELRNALTGYLARTRGVRTAPDLIVLGTSVLSALELLARTVIGGVVAVESHGLPFHRHALERGGARVVPVRIDADGMVIDELERTGAAAVVLTPSHQFPTGVALSPARRMQVVDWARRTGAVIVEDDYDGEFRYDREPVGALQALGPDVVVHTGSLSKSLSPAVRAGWLATPAHLVEPVLRGKGFREADASIVDQLTLAELIGSGAYDRHIRRSRQAYRTRRDALVSALAGIGLELPGIAAGLHALIPVDHADEGTIVHRAYERGIAVTGQSLFRHPDADPLPSGGIGVGFGTPAASTFGADLTALTGLLADSAAR, from the coding sequence ATGGCAGAAAAGCGGGTCAATTCGATGGCGGATCCCTGGGCCGAAGTAGCCGAGCGGCTGGGCGCGGACCTTTTCCTCGATCTGCAGCCCGATCCGGGCGCGGGTGCACGCGGGCGCGGTGCCACCCTGCGCCGGGCCCTCACCGAGGCGCTGCGCTCGGCCATCCTCGACAACCGGCTGCCCGCGGGCACCGCATTGCCGCCGTACCGATCCCTCGCCGCGGACCTCGGTCTCGCTCGCGGCACCGTGTCGGCGGTCTACTCCGAACTGATCGCGGAAGGGTGGCTGACCGCGCGCCAGGGCTCGGCCACCCGGGTCGCCGACGGTGCGGCACGGCCACCGGCCATCGACGATCCCGGTGCGTCCACCGCCTTGCCGGCCCTGCGTCACGACTTCTCGCTGGGACGACCCTGCGCCGGGATGTTCCCGCGCAACGACTGGATCCGCGCCACCCGACGCGCCCTGACCGAGACCCCCGACGACGCCTTCGGACCGGCTCACCCCCGCGGGCGCCTCGAGCTGCGGAACGCCCTCACCGGTTACCTGGCCCGCACGCGGGGTGTCCGCACCGCACCGGACCTGATCGTTCTCGGGACGTCGGTGCTGTCGGCACTGGAGTTGTTGGCGCGCACGGTGATCGGTGGTGTCGTCGCGGTCGAGAGCCACGGTCTGCCCTTTCATCGGCACGCCCTCGAGCGCGGCGGCGCGCGGGTCGTACCGGTGCGCATCGACGCCGACGGCATGGTGATCGACGAGCTCGAACGCACCGGGGCGGCCGCGGTCGTGCTGACCCCCAGCCACCAGTTCCCCACCGGTGTCGCTCTTTCGCCGGCGCGCCGGATGCAGGTCGTCGACTGGGCGCGGCGGACCGGCGCGGTCATCGTGGAGGACGACTACGACGGCGAGTTCCGCTACGACCGCGAACCGGTCGGTGCGTTGCAGGCGCTCGGCCCCGACGTCGTCGTCCACACCGGCTCGCTGAGCAAGAGCCTGTCGCCGGCGGTACGCGCGGGCTGGCTGGCCACTCCCGCCCACCTGGTCGAACCGGTGTTGCGCGGCAAGGGCTTCCGTGAGGCCGACGCGAGCATCGTCGATCAGCTCACGCTGGCCGAACTGATCGGTTCCGGAGCCTACGACCGGCACATCCGGCGCAGCCGTCAGGCCTACCGGACCCGGCGCGATGCGCTGGTGTCGGCCCTGGCCGGAATCGGACTCGAACTCCCCGGCATCGCCGCCGGACTGCACGCGTTGATCCCCGTCGACCATGCCGACGAGGGAACCATCGTCCACCGGGCCTACGAACGCGGAATCGCGGTGACCGGACAGTCCCTGTTCCGGCATCCCGACGCCGACCCGCTGCCCTCCGGCGGGATCGGCGTCGGCTTCGGCACTCCCGCGGCGTCGACCTTCGGCGCCGATCTCACCGCATTGACCGGGCTCCTGGCCGACTCCGCCGCACGCTGA